TCTTAACTGTACCGAAATCATAATCACTCGCCATATCCCAGGACCTCCGGATCAAATAGTGAATAGTGAATTTGGAATGGTGAATAATTTTCGCCTGACATGTACGCCTTTTCACCATTCACTATTCTCAATTCATCATTCATTCCCCAACCTCCCGCATCTTTTCTTCCAGAAACTTCTGTATCTCTTCCTTTCGGGGCAGTTCAAGCTGGTACTTGGAGACGAACAGATGGTTGTCCATGCCTGCCAGGGCGTATTCCACCAGGGCATGGTCTTTTTGGGTGCAAAGCAGGATGCCCACGGGCGGATTGTCGCCATCGGTCATCATGTTTTTCCGGTACCAGCTCACATAGGTATTGAGCTGCCCGAGGTTTTCGTGGTTGAAAGACTCGACCTTCAACTCCACCAGCACATGGCATTTGAGGATGCGGTGGTAGAAAACCAGGTCAACGAAACCGTGTGTATCACCTATCAGTATCCGCTTCTGACGTGCCTCGAAACAGAACCCGTGGCCCAGCTCCAAAAGAAAATCCTGTAGTTTATCCAGAAGTTGATCCTCCAGATCGGACTCCCTCATAACCTCACGGGACTTGATCCCGAGAAACTCGAAGATGTAGGGATCGCGGACAGCCAGTTTCGGTTCGCTTTTTTCCGCCCCTGATTGGATCAGTTCAGTCAGTTTTTCCTTGTTTTCAGATAACCCGGAACGTTCGTAGTAGAGACTGCCGATCTGCCGTTTGAGCTCCCGTACGGACCAGTTGCCCAGGATGCATTCGATCTCATAAAAGGTACGCTTGAGAGGGTCATCGAGTTTTATCAGTTCTACAAAGTGCGTAAACGACAGGCAACCGACGAGTTTATCTCCGGGGACAAGCAATTGTGGTGACAGTGTCCCCACAGTATCGGAATGATCGTCTGTTGGAAGCGCCGGTAATTCGGAAACCAGCGATTTCCGTTTTCCCGATAGATCGGATATGGAAATCAGTGATTTCCGAATTTGCGGGTAGGTTGTATACAACTGACGGCAAAGACGTAAGTACCTGGCCGAATAGCACCTGTCCAGGGAGACCTGCAACTCTTCAGCCAGAAGTTCCAGAACCTGATTCCCGTATTCTGCCCGGCCTAAACCATTCTGTTCAAATTCCTTGATATAGCAGCCGATCGTCCAGTTTCTCAGCGTCAGACTGATATTAACGGCCCTTCCGGCTTGTGCAGCCATGTATTCATGAGTCTTGCGAATGGCATCGACCAGGGTACGGAAATTAAAGCCTTTCGGGTTATTCCCCATAGCCCAAGACCTCCAGATTGAATAGTGAATGGTGAATTTGGAATGGTGAAAGATTGTCATCTGACATGTACGCCTTTTCACTATTCACTATTCTTAATTCACCATTCATAGATTATTGGCCTTTGTATTCTTGATTATGGCTGTAAGAATGGCTATCAGTTCATCCGACTCGCGTATAAGGTCCGCTAAACGTTCCCGGGAGATTGTCTCCGATTCTGACAATAAACGAAGCCAGTAATGGGTTTCTCTGGCTTCTTTGCATGCGATAGACATTTTAGAAACAAAATCTGCACGGCTTTGACTCCCTTGACCTTCTTCCACATTTGCGCCGATTGAAGTTCCGCTTCTCAACAGTTGTCTGGCAAGCGTACGGGACACACCGGGTTTCTCATCCAGTGTTTGGCACAGTTTTACAACCCGCAAAGCAAAATCGAAAGTTCTGTCTTTAATGTCATTCGCCATTCACTATTCCTCATTCGCCATTGGAAAAAGTGTCTTCAGATTCTTACGTATTACCTTTTCCAATCGCCCGGATTCTGAAAACTGAGATTCCAGTTCACTTATCAGTTCAGACACTTTTTCCTCAAAAGGCACCCCGTCGTCTTCGATATCGGCCGCGCCCACGTATCGGCCCGGGGTCAACACATAACCATGTTCCCTGATCTCGTCGGTTGTAACGCTCTTGCAGAAGCCGGGCACATCCTTATAGGGCGGATGATTATCCGCCCCTACACAACGCCAGGCATGATAGGTGGAGGCGACCTTGTCGATCTCTTCGTCGGAAAAATCTTTATGGGTCCGGTCGATGAGGGCTCCCAATTTGCGGGCGTCGATAAAGAGCGTGTGCCCGCGCCGGTCGCGTAAGGGCGAAAAATTTTTCGCCCCTCCTTTGTTGCGGGCCAGAAACCACAGGCACACCGGAATCTGCGTCGTGTAAAAGAGCTGTCCGGGCAGGGCGATCATGCAGTCCACCAGATCCGCCTCGATGATGTTCCTGCGGATTTCCCCTTCGCTGGTGGTGTTGGTGGACATGGACCCGTTGGCCATGACGAAACCGGCCACCCCCGTGGGCAACAGATGATGAATGAAGTGCTGAATCCAGGCGTAGTTGGCGTTGTTCACCGGCGGGATGCCGTATTTCCAGCGGGCGTCTTCACGCAGGCGTTCGCCGCCCCAGTCGCTCATGTTGAAGGGCGAATTGGCAAGGATGAAATCAGCCCGCAGGTCTTTGTGCAGGTCGTTGTGGAAGCTGTCCGCATGCTGCCCGCCCAGGTTGGCGTCGAGTCCTCTAATGGCAAGGTTCATCATGGCCAGCCGCCAGGTGGTGGAATTGGACTCCTGACCATAGATAGCGATGTCGCCCAAGCGGCCGCCGCGTTCCTCAACAAAGCGCTCGCTCTGAACGAACATGCCGCCCGA
Above is a genomic segment from Candidatus Brocadiaceae bacterium containing:
- a CDS encoding PDDEXK nuclease domain-containing protein translates to MKRRTCQMTIFHHSKFTIHYSIWRSWAMGNNPKGFNFRTLVDAIRKTHEYMAAQAGRAVNISLTLRNWTIGCYIKEFEQNGLGRAEYGNQVLELLAEELQVSLDRCYSARYLRLCRQLYTTYPQIRKSLISISDLSGKRKSLVSELPALPTDDHSDTVGTLSPQLLVPGDKLVGCLSFTHFVELIKLDDPLKRTFYEIECILGNWSVRELKRQIGSLYYERSGLSENKEKLTELIQSGAEKSEPKLAVRDPYIFEFLGIKSREVMRESDLEDQLLDKLQDFLLELGHGFCFEARQKRILIGDTHGFVDLVFYHRILKCHVLVELKVESFNHENLGQLNTYVSWYRKNMMTDGDNPPVGILLCTQKDHALVEYALAGMDNHLFVSKYQLELPRKEEIQKFLEEKMREVGE
- a CDS encoding type I restriction-modification system subunit M — encoded protein: MTEKKGNGANLGFENQMWAAADKLRGHMDASEYKHVVLGLIFLKYISDAFQAKYKQLEATKDTEYTDPEDRDEYSAANIFWVPKEARWAKLQSSAKQPTIGKIVDDAMVAIEKENPTLKGVLPKDYSRPSLDKYRLGELIDIISKIGLGDDESRSKDILGRVYEYFLGRFAAAEGKGGGEFYTPRCVVNLLVRMIEPYKGRVYDPCCGSGGMFVQSERFVEERGGRLGDIAIYGQESNSTTWRLAMMNLAIRGLDANLGGQHADSFHNDLHKDLRADFILANSPFNMSDWGGERLREDARWKYGIPPVNNANYAWIQHFIHHLLPTGVAGFVMANGSMSTNTTSEGEIRRNIIEADLVDCMIALPGQLFYTTQIPVCLWFLARNKGGAKNFSPLRDRRGHTLFIDARKLGALIDRTHKDFSDEEIDKVASTYHAWRCVGADNHPPYKDVPGFCKSVTTDEIREHGYVLTPGRYVGAADIEDDGVPFEEKVSELISELESQFSESGRLEKVIRKNLKTLFPMANEE
- a CDS encoding four helix bundle protein, whose amino-acid sequence is MANDIKDRTFDFALRVVKLCQTLDEKPGVSRTLARQLLRSGTSIGANVEEGQGSQSRADFVSKMSIACKEARETHYWLRLLSESETISRERLADLIRESDELIAILTAIIKNTKANNL